One genomic window of Haemophilus haemolyticus includes the following:
- the rsmH gene encoding 16S rRNA (cytosine(1402)-N(4))-methyltransferase RsmH: MDTENSFSSPEHVTVLLHEAVNGLALKENGIYIDGTFGRGGHSRLILSKLSSNGRLIGIDRDPRAIAEAQKIQDPRFQIEHNSFSHIPEICEKLILVGKIDGILLDLGVSSPQLDEAERGFSFMKDGPLDMRMDTTQGLSAEEWLKQVSVEDLTWVLKTFGEERFAKRIATAIVDYNKSAAKNGTEFLSRTSQLAELISQAVPFKDKHKHPATRSFQAIRIFINAELDELESVLNSALDMLAPEGRLSIISFHSLEDRMVKHFMKKQSKGEDIPKGLPLREDQIQRNQKLKTIGKAIQPSDAEIQANPRSRSAVLRVAERI, translated from the coding sequence ATGGATACCGAAAATTCCTTTTCTTCACCTGAACATGTCACAGTTTTACTTCACGAAGCCGTGAATGGCTTGGCATTGAAGGAAAATGGAATTTATATTGACGGAACTTTTGGCCGTGGTGGTCATTCTCGCTTAATCCTTTCTAAATTATCTTCAAATGGTCGTCTCATTGGAATTGACCGAGATCCCAGAGCCATTGCTGAAGCTCAAAAAATTCAAGACCCACGTTTTCAGATTGAACACAACAGCTTTTCCCATATTCCTGAAATTTGTGAAAAATTAATTTTGGTTGGCAAAATTGACGGCATTTTACTTGATCTTGGCGTGTCATCCCCACAGCTTGATGAAGCTGAACGTGGATTTAGTTTTATGAAAGATGGCCCACTTGATATGCGTATGGACACGACTCAAGGTTTATCAGCGGAAGAATGGTTAAAACAAGTATCGGTTGAGGATTTAACTTGGGTTTTGAAAACTTTTGGCGAAGAGCGTTTCGCTAAACGTATTGCCACCGCTATTGTTGATTACAACAAAAGTGCGGCTAAAAATGGCACCGAATTTTTATCGCGTACTAGTCAATTAGCTGAACTTATTTCACAAGCGGTACCTTTCAAAGATAAACATAAACATCCTGCGACTCGCAGTTTCCAAGCTATTCGTATTTTCATCAATGCAGAATTAGATGAATTGGAAAGTGTACTCAATTCTGCTTTAGACATGTTAGCACCAGAAGGGCGTTTATCAATTATTAGTTTCCATTCTTTAGAAGATAGAATGGTAAAACATTTTATGAAAAAACAAAGTAAAGGTGAGGATATCCCTAAAGGTTTGCCATTGCGAGAAGACCAAATTCAACGTAATCAAAAATTAAAAACTATTGGTAAAGCAATTCAACCAAGTGATGCAGAAATTCAAGCAAATCCTCGTTCAAGAAGTGCAGTATTGCGTGTGGCGGAGAGAATTTAG
- the ftsL gene encoding cell division protein FtsL, translated as MSENNKPRYPLQQILVEDLFSSNKLIVFLLIAILVSAMGAIWVTHKTRQLISENGALILQRQALENEYRNLQVQEATEGDSTRVESIAVGTLKMKPLTTEQEVEIRE; from the coding sequence ATGTCTGAAAATAATAAACCTCGTTATCCGTTACAGCAGATTTTAGTTGAAGATTTGTTTTCTTCAAATAAGCTAATTGTTTTCTTATTAATAGCAATTTTGGTATCAGCAATGGGCGCTATTTGGGTGACGCATAAAACACGTCAGTTAATTTCTGAAAATGGTGCACTTATTTTACAAAGGCAAGCGCTTGAAAATGAATATCGAAATTTACAGGTGCAGGAAGCGACTGAAGGGGATAGTACAAGAGTAGAATCTATTGCTGTAGGTACTTTAAAAATGAAACCTTTAACGACAGAACAAGAAGTTGAGATTAGAGAATAA
- a CDS encoding penicillin-binding transpeptidase domain-containing protein, producing MVKFNSSRKSNKSKKTIRKLTAPEAVKHNKPKMVFDKCFMRVRYWVSAFCILAGLCALVARAAYVQSVDSSTLSGEADKRSLRKDEVLSVRGSILDRNGQLLSVSVPMNAVVADPKTMLKENALEDKERITALAQELGMSENDLVKKIEKNSKSGYLYLARQVESNKADYIRKLKIKGINLETEHRRFYPRVEEAAHVVGYTDIDGNGIEGIEKSFNSMLVGKDGSRTVRKDKRGNIVEHIADEKKYDAQDVTLSIDEKLQSMVYREIKKAVSDNNAESGTAVLVDVRTGEVLAMATAPSYNPNNRVGVKSELMRNRAITDTFEPGSTVKPFVVLTALQRGVVRRDEIINTGSFTVSGKEIVDVAPRAQQTLDEILINSSNRGVSRLALRMPPSALMETYQNAGLSKPTDLGLIGEQVGILNANRKRWADIERATVAYGYGITATPLQIARAYATLGSFGVYRPLSITKVDPPVIGKRVFSEKITKDIVGILEKVAIKNKRAMVEGYRVGVKTGTARKIENGHYVNKYVAFTAGIAPISDPRYALVILINDPKAGEYYGGAVSAPVFSSIMGYALRANAIPQDAEPVEKTATKSAKRIVYVSDHKNQKVN from the coding sequence ATGGTTAAATTCAATTCTTCTCGTAAATCAAATAAGTCTAAAAAAACAATTAGAAAATTAACCGCACCTGAAGCCGTGAAACATAACAAACCGAAAATGGTGTTTGATAAATGTTTTATGCGTGTTCGTTATTGGGTTTCTGCTTTTTGTATTTTGGCCGGTTTATGTGCTTTAGTCGCTCGTGCGGCTTATGTGCAGTCTGTTGATTCGAGTACCTTATCTGGAGAGGCTGATAAACGTTCTTTGCGTAAAGATGAAGTGTTATCTGTGCGTGGTTCAATTTTAGATCGTAATGGTCAGCTTTTATCTGTAAGTGTACCGATGAATGCGGTGGTTGCAGATCCGAAAACCATGTTAAAAGAAAATGCACTTGAGGATAAAGAGCGGATTACTGCTTTGGCCCAAGAATTGGGTATGAGCGAAAATGATTTGGTGAAAAAAATCGAGAAGAACTCCAAATCCGGTTATTTATATTTGGCCCGTCAAGTAGAATCTAATAAAGCAGACTATATTCGTAAACTTAAGATTAAAGGTATTAATTTAGAAACTGAACATCGTCGTTTTTATCCTCGCGTAGAAGAAGCTGCGCATGTGGTGGGTTATACCGATATTGATGGAAATGGTATTGAGGGCATTGAGAAAAGCTTTAATTCTATGCTTGTGGGTAAAGATGGTTCACGTACTGTTCGTAAAGATAAACGCGGAAATATCGTTGAACATATTGCGGATGAGAAAAAATATGATGCGCAAGATGTCACTTTAAGTATCGATGAAAAATTGCAATCCATGGTATATCGTGAGATTAAAAAGGCAGTGTCTGACAATAATGCTGAGTCTGGTACTGCTGTGTTAGTTGATGTTCGAACTGGTGAAGTATTGGCTATGGCTACTGCACCATCTTACAATCCAAACAACCGTGTTGGTGTGAAATCCGAGTTAATGCGTAACCGAGCAATCACCGATACGTTTGAGCCTGGTTCTACTGTAAAACCTTTCGTAGTTTTAACCGCACTTCAACGTGGAGTAGTGCGCCGTGATGAAATCATCAACACGGGATCATTCACAGTGAGTGGCAAAGAAATTGTGGACGTTGCACCTCGCGCACAACAAACTTTAGATGAGATTTTAATTAATTCTAGTAACCGTGGTGTGAGTCGCCTTGCATTGCGTATGCCACCTAGTGCATTGATGGAAACTTATCAAAATGCAGGTTTAAGTAAACCGACAGATTTAGGCTTGATTGGTGAACAAGTTGGGATTTTGAATGCAAACCGTAAACGCTGGGCAGATATTGAACGTGCAACAGTCGCTTATGGTTATGGTATTACTGCGACACCTTTACAAATCGCTAGAGCATATGCAACCCTTGGTAGTTTTGGGGTGTATCGCCCGCTTTCTATCACTAAAGTTGATCCGCCAGTCATTGGAAAACGTGTTTTCTCTGAAAAAATAACTAAAGATATCGTAGGGATTTTAGAGAAAGTAGCAATCAAAAATAAACGCGCAATGGTGGAAGGCTACCGTGTTGGTGTGAAAACTGGTACGGCACGTAAGATTGAAAATGGACATTATGTAAATAAATATGTGGCATTTACTGCGGGTATTGCACCGATTAGTGACCCTCGTTATGCATTAGTGATTTTGATTAATGATCCAAAAGCCGGTGAATATTATGGTGGTGCAGTCTCTGCGCCAGTATTCTCTAGCATTATGGGCTATGCTTTGCGTGCAAATGCTATTCCACAAGATGCTGAACCCGTTGAAAAAACAGCAACTAAAAGCGCAAAACGTATCGTATATGTTAGTGATCACAAGAATCAAAAAGTGAATTAA
- the murE gene encoding UDP-N-acetylmuramoyl-L-alanyl-D-glutamate--2,6-diaminopimelate ligase, which translates to MKKLTALFNLPELMNDIELHNMVLDSRKVKAGDLFVAIKGHQVDGNQFIDSAIHSGASAVVSETELSSEHLTVTFIGNVPVVKYYQLARHLSSLADIFYDSPSKKLTLVGVTGTNGKTTISQLLAQWAELLGHRAAVMGTIGNGLLGQVVEAKNTTGSAVEIQSSLFSFKQAGADFASIEVSSHGLAQHRVEALRFKAGIFTNLTRDHLDYHQTMENYASAKKRLFTELDTQIKVINADDEIGCQWLSELPDAIAVSTRADFQPNSHQWMKATNIHYHAKGADITFESSWGNGVLHSPLIGAFNVSNLLLVMTTLLSFGYPLGNLLATAKSLKGVCGRMEMIQYPNKPTVIVDYAHTPDALEKALMAAREHCQGELWCIFGCGGDRDRGKRPLMAQVAEQFAEKVIVTKDNPRTESQSQIESDIVAGFKNMDKVGIIPDREQAIQFAIESAVENDVILIAGKGHENYQIIGTEIVHFSDQEIAHDFLK; encoded by the coding sequence ATGAAAAAACTCACCGCACTTTTTAATTTGCCTGAATTAATGAATGATATAGAACTCCATAATATGGTGTTGGATAGCCGTAAAGTTAAAGCTGGAGATCTTTTTGTGGCGATAAAAGGTCATCAGGTCGATGGAAATCAATTTATTGATTCTGCTATTCATTCTGGTGCGAGTGCGGTGGTGTCTGAGACAGAATTATCTAGCGAGCATTTAACTGTAACGTTTATCGGGAATGTGCCAGTAGTTAAATATTATCAACTTGCACGTCATCTTTCGTCTTTGGCGGATATTTTCTATGATTCGCCTTCTAAAAAATTAACGCTTGTTGGCGTAACAGGGACAAATGGCAAAACCACTATTTCTCAATTATTAGCGCAATGGGCGGAATTATTAGGTCATCGTGCTGCTGTGATGGGAACTATAGGTAATGGACTTTTAGGTCAAGTTGTAGAAGCTAAAAATACAACTGGCTCAGCAGTGGAAATTCAATCATCACTTTTTAGTTTTAAGCAAGCAGGTGCAGATTTTGCCTCTATTGAAGTTTCATCGCATGGTTTGGCACAACATCGCGTGGAGGCGCTGCGTTTTAAAGCTGGAATTTTTACGAACTTAACGCGTGATCATCTAGATTATCACCAGACTATGGAAAATTATGCTTCCGCCAAAAAACGCTTGTTCACCGAATTAGATACGCAAATTAAAGTGATTAACGCTGATGATGAGATTGGATGCCAATGGTTAAGTGAATTGCCTGATGCTATTGCGGTAAGTACGAGGGCTGATTTTCAACCAAACTCACATCAATGGATGAAGGCAACAAATATCCACTATCATGCTAAAGGCGCAGATATTACTTTTGAATCTAGCTGGGGTAATGGCGTATTGCATAGTCCGTTAATCGGTGCTTTCAATGTAAGCAATTTGTTATTAGTGATGACTACGTTATTATCATTTGGTTACCCATTAGGAAATTTACTTGCTACGGCGAAATCTTTGAAAGGAGTATGTGGAAGAATGGAAATGATTCAATATCCAAATAAACCAACAGTTATTGTAGATTATGCGCATACACCTGACGCATTAGAAAAAGCCTTGATGGCAGCGCGTGAACATTGCCAAGGTGAGTTATGGTGTATTTTTGGCTGTGGTGGAGACCGCGATAGAGGTAAACGCCCATTGATGGCACAAGTCGCAGAGCAGTTTGCAGAAAAGGTTATCGTAACAAAAGATAATCCTAGAACAGAATCACAAAGCCAAATTGAATCAGATATTGTTGCCGGCTTTAAAAATATGGATAAAGTAGGCATTATTCCTGATCGCGAACAGGCCATTCAGTTTGCGATTGAAAGTGCGGTTGAAAATGATGTGATTTTAATTGCTGGTAAAGGCCATGAAAATTATCAAATTATTGGCACTGAAATCGTGCATTTTTCAGACCAAGAAATTGCACATGATTTTTTAAAATAA
- the murF gene encoding UDP-N-acetylmuramoyl-tripeptide--D-alanyl-D-alanine ligase, with amino-acid sequence MIKLSTEQLAQILQAKLIGGKNVQVEEINTDTRKSVSNSLFFALKGEKFDAHQYLEQAVAQGVVAVVVQQENSSISVPQLVVKDTRIALGELAKWLREKINPRTVAMTGSSGKTTVKEMTASILQHTAGDSDAVLFTNGNFNNDIGVPLTLLRLTEKHRFAVIELGANHQGEIDYTTKLAQPDAALINNIAPAHLEGFGSLEGVAQAKGEIYSGLTSNGVAIINAEHNHLDCWQKEIGEHEIQYFNGKDYSAKDIHHTDQGSTFTLISPQGEIEINLPYLGKHNVKNALAATALAMNVGATLTDVKAGLEQCSQVKGRLFPIQVTPNLLLLDDTYNANKDSLCAAIDVLKSYDAFRILCIGDMKELGKNSLSIHREVGQHANSANLDLVCSYGNESAVISEAVSGKHFTDKVEMVDFLVPLIETQLQQNKKVVVLGKGSRSMKMEDVIYSLKDKIKC; translated from the coding sequence ATGATTAAACTCTCTACTGAACAATTGGCACAGATTCTTCAAGCTAAATTAATTGGCGGTAAAAATGTGCAAGTTGAAGAAATTAATACAGATACCCGAAAAAGCGTATCAAATAGTTTATTTTTTGCGTTGAAAGGTGAAAAGTTTGATGCTCACCAATATCTTGAGCAAGCGGTAGCACAAGGTGTGGTAGCCGTTGTTGTTCAGCAAGAAAATTCTTCCATTTCTGTTCCACAACTTGTGGTTAAGGATACTCGAATTGCTTTGGGCGAACTTGCAAAATGGTTACGCGAGAAAATTAATCCACGTACTGTTGCTATGACAGGGTCTTCTGGTAAAACCACGGTAAAAGAAATGACGGCGAGTATTTTGCAACATACTGCTGGCGATTCAGACGCGGTACTTTTTACCAATGGTAATTTTAATAACGATATTGGTGTGCCTTTAACCCTTCTTCGCTTAACAGAAAAACATCGTTTCGCCGTAATCGAACTTGGTGCAAATCATCAAGGTGAAATTGATTACACCACAAAATTAGCTCAACCTGATGCCGCATTGATTAATAATATTGCGCCCGCGCATTTAGAGGGCTTTGGTTCTTTAGAGGGCGTTGCACAAGCTAAAGGTGAGATTTATAGTGGTTTAACATCGAATGGTGTGGCGATTATTAATGCAGAACATAACCATTTAGATTGTTGGCAAAAAGAAATCGGTGAACATGAAATTCAATATTTCAACGGTAAAGATTATTCTGCAAAAGATATTCATCATACTGATCAAGGTTCCACTTTTACGCTTATTTCCCCACAAGGTGAAATTGAAATTAACTTGCCTTATCTTGGTAAACATAATGTAAAAAATGCCTTGGCTGCCACCGCACTTGCCATGAATGTTGGCGCCACTCTTACGGATGTAAAAGCTGGATTAGAACAATGTTCACAAGTGAAAGGACGTTTATTCCCAATTCAAGTAACGCCTAATTTATTGTTGTTAGATGATACTTATAACGCAAATAAAGATTCTCTCTGTGCTGCCATTGATGTCCTAAAAAGTTATGATGCTTTCCGTATTTTGTGTATCGGTGATATGAAAGAGTTAGGCAAAAACTCTCTCTCTATTCACCGTGAAGTAGGACAACATGCCAACTCGGCAAATTTAGATTTAGTTTGTTCTTATGGCAACGAAAGTGCGGTTATTTCTGAGGCTGTTTCGGGTAAGCATTTTACTGATAAGGTGGAGATGGTTGATTTTCTTGTGCCATTAATTGAAACCCAATTACAACAAAACAAAAAAGTCGTGGTGCTAGGAAAAGGCTCGCGCTCAATGAAAATGGAAGATGTGATTTATTCATTAAAGGATAAAATTAAATGTTAG
- the mraY gene encoding phospho-N-acetylmuramoyl-pentapeptide-transferase, translating into MLVWLAEYLVRYETAFNAISYITVRAILALLTALFISLWIGPKVIKRLQILKFGQEVRNDGPESHFAKKGTPTMGGVMILFSIGVSTLLWANLANPYIWVCLFVLFGYGAIGFVDDFRKITRKNTDGLIARWKYFWMSVVALVAILWLYWLGHDTDATRLVIPFFKDIMPQLGLFYIVLSYFVIVGTGNAVNLTDGLDGLAIMPTALVAGAFALIAWATGNVNFAEYLHIPYIKYSSEVVVFCTAIVGAGLGFLWFNTYPAQVFMGDVGSLALGGALGVVAILVRQEFLLVIMGGVFVVEALSVILQVGSYKLRKQRIFRMAPIHHHFELKGWPEPRVIIRFWIISLMLVLMGLVTLKLR; encoded by the coding sequence ATGTTAGTCTGGCTTGCTGAATATCTTGTTCGTTATGAAACCGCGTTTAATGCGATTTCTTATATTACCGTCCGTGCAATTCTTGCATTATTAACCGCACTTTTTATCTCACTTTGGATTGGTCCAAAAGTGATCAAACGTTTACAGATCTTAAAATTTGGCCAAGAAGTGCGAAATGATGGTCCTGAAAGTCACTTTGCAAAAAAAGGCACCCCTACTATGGGCGGTGTGATGATTTTATTCTCTATTGGCGTAAGTACGTTATTATGGGCAAATCTCGCGAATCCTTATATTTGGGTTTGCTTATTTGTATTATTTGGGTATGGTGCAATTGGTTTTGTGGATGATTTCCGTAAAATTACCCGTAAAAATACAGATGGTTTAATTGCTCGTTGGAAATATTTTTGGATGTCTGTTGTGGCATTAGTGGCAATCCTTTGGCTTTATTGGCTTGGCCACGATACCGATGCAACCCGTTTAGTGATTCCATTCTTTAAAGACATTATGCCTCAATTAGGTTTGTTCTATATTGTGTTGTCTTACTTTGTGATTGTTGGAACGGGTAATGCGGTGAATTTAACAGATGGTTTGGATGGATTGGCGATTATGCCAACAGCGCTTGTTGCAGGCGCATTTGCATTAATTGCTTGGGCAACAGGTAACGTGAATTTTGCAGAATACTTACACATCCCATACATTAAATATAGTTCTGAGGTGGTTGTATTTTGTACCGCCATCGTTGGTGCAGGGTTAGGATTCTTGTGGTTCAATACTTATCCCGCACAAGTCTTTATGGGCGATGTAGGTTCCCTTGCGTTAGGCGGAGCACTTGGTGTAGTAGCGATTCTTGTTCGTCAGGAATTTTTGCTTGTGATAATGGGCGGGGTATTTGTTGTTGAAGCGCTCTCTGTTATTTTGCAAGTGGGCTCTTATAAGTTACGCAAGCAACGCATTTTTAGAATGGCACCGATTCACCACCATTTTGAATTGAAGGGATGGCCAGAGCCAAGAGTGATTATTCGGTTTTGGATTATTTCCTTAATGTTAGTGTTGATGGGATTGGTAACCTTGAAGTTGCGTTAA
- the murD gene encoding UDP-N-acetylmuramoyl-L-alanine--D-glutamate ligase translates to MNTYQNKNITIIGLGKTGLSCVDYLLSQQANIRVIDTRKNPTGVDKLPQNIPLHTGSLNQEWLLESDMIVISPGLAVKTTEIQTALKAGVEVIGDIELFCRAVTKPIVGITGSNGKSTVTTLVYEMAKAAGVKVGMGGNIGIPALSLLNEDCELYVLELSSFQLETIYSLKAAVATVLNVTEDHMDRYVDLDDYRQAKLRIYHNAEVGVLNNEDKLTFGEGENQAKQTVSFAENTADYWLKTENGKQYLMAKDEVILPCEEATLVGRHNYMNILAATALAQAVGINLDSIRTALRHFKGLDHRFQLAHQANGIRWINDSKATNVGSTVAALAGLYVEGKLHLLLGGDGKGADFSELADLINQPHIICYCFGRDCAQLAKLSSQSYLFDTMEQAIEFLRPTLQIGDMVLLSPACASLDQFASFEKRGEEFTRLAQYSA, encoded by the coding sequence ATGAACACCTATCAAAACAAAAATATTACTATCATCGGGCTTGGCAAAACAGGTCTTTCTTGCGTGGATTATCTCTTATCCCAACAGGCTAATATTCGTGTGATTGATACCCGAAAAAATCCTACTGGTGTTGATAAACTTCCTCAAAATATCCCTCTTCATACTGGTAGTTTAAATCAGGAATGGTTACTTGAAAGCGATATGATTGTTATTAGCCCAGGGCTTGCGGTAAAAACAACTGAAATTCAAACCGCACTTAAAGCTGGCGTAGAAGTAATCGGTGATATTGAATTATTCTGCAGAGCGGTGACGAAGCCAATTGTTGGGATTACCGGTTCAAATGGAAAAAGTACCGTGACTACTTTAGTTTATGAAATGGCGAAAGCTGCTGGCGTGAAAGTTGGTATGGGCGGTAATATTGGAATTCCAGCTTTGTCATTGTTGAATGAAGATTGTGAACTTTATGTACTAGAGCTGTCTAGTTTTCAGCTTGAAACAATTTACAGCTTAAAAGCTGCGGTTGCAACGGTCTTGAACGTGACTGAAGATCATATGGATCGCTATGTGGATTTAGACGATTATCGCCAAGCAAAATTACGCATTTATCATAATGCTGAGGTCGGAGTTTTAAATAATGAGGATAAGCTGACTTTTGGTGAAGGTGAAAATCAAGCGAAACAAACCGTTTCTTTTGCGGAAAATACAGCAGATTATTGGCTGAAAACGGAAAACGGCAAGCAATACTTAATGGCAAAAGATGAAGTGATTTTGCCTTGTGAAGAAGCAACATTAGTCGGTCGCCATAATTATATGAATATTTTGGCGGCAACGGCATTGGCACAAGCTGTCGGTATTAATTTAGATTCAATTCGTACCGCACTTCGTCATTTCAAAGGGTTAGATCATCGTTTTCAATTAGCACATCAAGCTAATGGCATTCGTTGGATTAATGACTCTAAAGCAACAAATGTAGGGAGTACAGTTGCCGCATTAGCAGGCCTTTATGTTGAGGGTAAATTACATTTGTTGTTAGGTGGTGATGGAAAAGGGGCTGATTTTTCAGAATTAGCTGACTTAATTAATCAACCACACATTATTTGTTATTGTTTTGGTCGAGATTGTGCACAACTCGCTAAGCTTTCATCGCAAAGTTATTTGTTCGATACAATGGAGCAAGCGATAGAATTTTTACGCCCAACATTGCAAATCGGAGATATGGTATTATTGTCGCCAGCTTGTGCAAGCCTCGATCAGTTTGCCTCTTTTGAAAAGCGCGGTGAAGAATTTACTCGTTTAGCTCAATATTCAGCCTAA
- the ftsW gene encoding putative lipid II flippase FtsW, with translation MEFLQNIKKNYDEWTRITPQGLLYDRALFWLFVILLLIGLVSVTSASIPYSSRLFNDPFYFAKRDAFYVFLSLATCYAMLYIPTEKLEKWNVNIFWAAVALLIAVLFIGTSVNGAKRWISLGILNFQPAEFAKLALTCFLASYFTRRYDEVRGRKFSAIKPFIVMGVMGMFLLVQPDMGSTVVLFVITFGMLFIVGAHFFQFILLGATGVILGAWLIISASYRLKRFTGFLDPFKDPYGTGFQLTNSLMAFGRGEITGEGLGNSIQKLDYLPEAHTDFIMAIIGEEFGFIGILIVVILLGLLVFRALKIGKESLMLEQRFRGFLALGIGFWIFFQGFVNLGMALGMLPTKGLTFPLVSYGGSSIIIMSATIGILLRIDHENRLLRAGQARLRDD, from the coding sequence ATGGAATTTTTACAAAACATCAAAAAAAATTACGATGAATGGACACGCATCACACCTCAAGGTTTGTTGTATGATCGTGCGCTATTTTGGTTATTTGTTATTTTGCTTTTAATTGGTTTAGTTTCAGTTACATCTGCATCTATTCCCTATAGCTCTCGTTTATTTAATGATCCTTTTTACTTTGCAAAACGAGATGCTTTTTATGTATTTCTTTCTTTAGCGACTTGTTATGCCATGTTGTATATTCCAACTGAAAAGTTGGAAAAATGGAATGTAAATATTTTCTGGGCAGCCGTAGCTTTATTGATAGCCGTATTATTTATCGGTACATCAGTAAATGGTGCTAAGCGTTGGATTTCATTGGGTATTTTGAATTTTCAGCCAGCTGAATTTGCGAAGCTGGCACTGACTTGTTTCTTGGCTAGCTATTTTACTCGTCGTTATGATGAGGTAAGAGGTAGAAAATTTAGTGCGATAAAACCCTTTATTGTGATGGGCGTAATGGGGATGTTCCTATTAGTTCAGCCTGATATGGGAAGTACAGTTGTACTGTTTGTTATTACTTTCGGTATGCTATTTATCGTTGGTGCGCACTTTTTCCAATTTATTTTGCTTGGTGCAACAGGTGTAATTCTTGGTGCTTGGTTAATCATCTCTGCTTCTTATCGTTTAAAACGTTTCACTGGTTTTTTAGATCCATTTAAAGACCCTTATGGTACAGGCTTCCAATTAACGAATTCTCTTATGGCATTTGGTCGTGGTGAAATAACGGGTGAAGGGTTAGGTAATTCAATTCAAAAACTAGATTATTTACCTGAAGCGCATACTGACTTTATTATGGCGATTATTGGTGAAGAGTTTGGTTTTATAGGCATTTTAATTGTTGTTATTTTGCTCGGTTTGCTTGTGTTTAGAGCGTTGAAGATCGGAAAAGAATCTTTAATGTTAGAACAGCGTTTTAGAGGATTTTTAGCTTTAGGCATTGGCTTTTGGATTTTCTTCCAAGGCTTTGTTAATTTAGGTATGGCTCTAGGAATGTTGCCGACTAAAGGTTTAACCTTTCCACTCGTCAGTTATGGTGGTTCGAGTATTATCATTATGTCGGCGACTATTGGCATTTTATTACGTATTGATCACGAAAACCGTTTACTTCGCGCAGGTCAAGCACGCCTACGCGATGATTAG
- the murG gene encoding undecaprenyldiphospho-muramoylpentapeptide beta-N-acetylglucosaminyltransferase, translating into MKNKKLLVMAGGTGGHVFPAIAVAQFLQKQGWDICWLGTKDRMEAHLVPKHGIPIRFIQISGLRGKGIKALLSAPFAIFRAVLQAKKIIQEEKPDAVLGMGGYVSGPGGIAAKLCGVPIILHEQNAIAGLTNKWLAKIATRVLQAFPTAFPNAEVVGNPVREDLFKMPYPEVRFAEREEKLRVLVVGGSQGARVLNHTLPKVVAQLTDKLDIRHQVGKGAVEEVTKLYGENSEQVKITEFIDNMAEAYAWADVILCRSGALTVCEIAAVGAAAIFVPFQHKDRQQYLNAKYLADVGAAKIIEQADLTPEILVNYLKNFTRENLLQMAEKAKAMSTPFSAQRVAEVIIENSN; encoded by the coding sequence ATGAAAAATAAAAAATTATTAGTGATGGCTGGTGGAACTGGCGGTCATGTTTTTCCCGCGATAGCGGTGGCCCAATTTTTACAAAAACAAGGATGGGATATTTGCTGGTTGGGTACCAAAGATCGAATGGAGGCTCACCTTGTACCAAAACATGGAATCCCAATTAGATTTATCCAAATTTCGGGTTTGCGTGGCAAAGGTATAAAAGCTTTATTAAGCGCTCCTTTTGCGATTTTCCGTGCTGTGTTGCAGGCAAAAAAAATTATTCAAGAAGAAAAGCCTGACGCTGTACTTGGAATGGGGGGGTATGTTTCAGGTCCTGGCGGTATTGCTGCAAAACTTTGTGGTGTACCGATAATTTTGCATGAACAAAATGCGATAGCGGGTTTAACGAATAAATGGTTAGCTAAAATTGCTACTCGCGTATTGCAAGCATTTCCAACTGCTTTTCCTAATGCAGAAGTTGTTGGTAATCCAGTTCGAGAAGATTTATTTAAGATGCCATATCCTGAAGTTCGTTTTGCGGAGCGTGAGGAAAAATTACGTGTTTTAGTGGTTGGTGGTAGCCAAGGCGCTAGAGTGCTTAATCATACTTTACCTAAAGTAGTAGCTCAGCTTACAGATAAATTAGACATTCGTCATCAAGTAGGTAAAGGTGCTGTAGAAGAAGTTACCAAACTTTATGGCGAGAATTCAGAACAAGTTAAAATAACAGAATTTATTGATAATATGGCTGAGGCTTATGCTTGGGCTGATGTGATACTTTGCCGTTCTGGTGCATTAACTGTATGTGAAATTGCGGCAGTTGGCGCTGCAGCTATTTTTGTACCTTTCCAACATAAAGATCGTCAACAATATTTAAATGCGAAATATTTGGCTGATGTGGGAGCAGCAAAGATTATAGAACAGGCAGATTTAACGCCTGAAATTCTAGTGAATTATTTAAAAAACTTCACTCGTGAAAATTTATTACAAATGGCTGAGAAAGCGAAAGCAATGTCGACACCTTTCTCTGCACAGCGAGTTGCTGAGGTTATTATAGAAAATTCAAACTAA